Proteins co-encoded in one Pelobates fuscus isolate aPelFus1 chromosome 5, aPelFus1.pri, whole genome shotgun sequence genomic window:
- the CRYBA4 gene encoding beta-crystallin A4 has protein sequence MTQHCTKFAGHWKIIVWDEEGFQGRRHEFTSECYNIMESGFETVRSFKIESGAWLGYEHLGFQGQQFVLERGEYPRWEAWSGSNAYHVERMTSFRPIACANHRDCKMSIFERENFLGRKGELSDDYPSLQAMGWCNNEVGSFRVHSGAWVGYQYPGYRGFQYILECDHHSGEYKHWREWGSHAQTFQIQSIRRIQQ, from the exons ATGACTCAACACTGTACTAAATTTGCTGGCCACTGGAAG ATCATCGTATGGGATGAGGAGGGCTTCCAAGGTCGCCGACATGAATTCACATCCGAATGCTATAACATCATGGAATCTGGATTTGAAACTGTTCGGTCATTTAAAATAGAGAGTGGAGC CTGGCTTGGCTATGAACACTTAGGATTCCAGGGTCAGCAGTTTGTTCTGGAAAGAGGAGAGTACCCCCGCTGGGAAGCCTGGAGTGGAAGCAATGCTTATCATGTTGAGAGAATGACTTCCTTCCGACCAATTGCCTGTGCT AACCATCGTGACTGCAAGATGTCCATCTTCGAGAGGGAAAACTTCCTGGGAAGGAAAGGAGAGCTGAGCGACGACTATCCTTCTCTTCAGGCTATGGGATGGTGTAACAATGAAGTTGGCTCTTTCCGTGTTCATTCTGGAGC TTGGGTGGGTTACCAGTATCCTGGCTACCGTGGATTCCAATACATTTTGGAATGTGACCATCACTCAGGAGAGTACAAGCATTGGAGAGAGTGGGGATCCCATGCACAAACCTTTCAGATTCAATCCATCCGCAGAATTCAGCAGTAA